The following proteins are co-located in the Camelina sativa cultivar DH55 chromosome 12, Cs, whole genome shotgun sequence genome:
- the LOC109128022 gene encoding uncharacterized protein LOC109128022, with amino-acid sequence MDTTLFTCQTPQGIVVVLIYVDDLIISEDNKEGIQDIKTHLKSVFDIKDLGELKYILGIEVCRSPEGLFLSQRKYTLDLLCETGKLGAKPMETPLPDGYQVERKGERKDPPYEDPSCYRRLVSQYMKAPTTYHWSLVERIFHYLKGSPGQGIWMEKNSNTELVGYCDADWGGDRTDRRSTTGYCTFIGGNLVTWKTKKQKVVSMSSAESEYRAMRKLTTELTWLKALLEDLGIKSSTPIPMHCDNHATIHIATNSVFHERTKHIELDCHKVREKIEEGVTLPCHTPSKDQLADIFTKAASRQVCSHIYSKLGLVDLTHP; translated from the exons ATGGATACCACTCTCTTTACTTGCCAAACACCCCAAGGTATAGTTGTTGTCCTTATCTACGTTGATGATCTAATCATCTCCGAGGACAACAAAGAAGGTattcaagatattaaaactcATCTTAAGTCAGTCTTTGATATAAAAGATCTTGGAGAGCTTAAATATATTCTTGGGATTGAAGTTTGCCGCTCTCCGGAAGGCTTATTTCTCTCTCAAAGAAAGTATACACTTGATTTGCTATGTGAGACAGGAAAGCTAGGAGCTAAACCAATGGAGACTCCGCTTCCTGATGGATATCAAGTAGAACGAAAAGGGGAGAGAAAGGATCCACCATATGAAGATCCTTCTTGCTATCGTCGACTT gtgAGCCAGTATATGAAAGCCCCAACCACATATCATTGGAGTCTAGTGGAAAGAATATTTCACTATCTCAAAGGGAGCCCtggacaaggcatttggatggaaAAGAACTCAAACACCGAGCTAGTAGGATATTGCGATGCAGATTGGGGCGGTGATAGGACAGATAGGCGATCTACAACCGGCTATTGCACTTTCATTGGAGGAAACCTAGTCacatggaaaacaaagaagcaaaaggtggttTCAATGTCAAGTGCCGAATCAGAATATCGAGCAATGAGGAAGCTTACTACGGAGCTTACATGGCTCAAGGCGCTGCTTGAAGATCTAGGCATCAAGTCATCCACACCTATCCCAATGCACTGCGACAACCATGCTACCATTCATATCGCAACCAACTCTGTATTTcatgaaagaaccaaacacatagAGCTGGACTGTCATAAAGTTCGGGAGAAGATCGAAGAAGGAGTTACACTTCCATGTCATACACCAAGCAAAGATCAACTCGCTGATATCTTCACAAAGGCCGCAAGTCGACAGGTTTGCTCTCATATCTACAGCAAACTTGGTCTTGTGGACTTGACACATCCTTGA
- the LOC109128023 gene encoding uncharacterized protein LOC109128023 codes for MLISTPSLTTKYPQQQQRSESQSHSKDEQGQAGSSKSGKETASGDFVRKSDLEAFFKSLALKESDGKTFLTLSPKSSLVVDSGASHHMISNSNILSNIEPANGNVIIANGDKIPVQRIGNLKLFNKDSKAFYMPKFTSNLLSVKRATNDLNCYAIFGPNDVYFQDIETGKLIGEGGSKDDLYVLEDTSLKSSSSPYVSCLGVSFNVMWHARLGHPHSRALELMIPNVSFNHSSCEACILGKHCKTVFSKSTTFYEICFDLVHFDVWTSPCVSRDCNKDVKFLEEQGYFDKKDWDDLKDLANPTDRSASLKFLLDHLGVSIHQNLNVSQDTPPDSTAPEGENILGSTQEEQVLQPVNISEPTPQPLRRNQRIRSHEQQAAEPTPQPLRRGQRLKSHPKVYYNNHAVAHPIQAVCSLALLPADHQAFLSKIDEHHIPSTYEEAKESKEWLNAVDDEVGAMEHNHTWDESDLPPGKGAVSSKWVFTIKYLSNGEIERYKARLVARGFTQNYGEDYRDTFAPVAKLHTMDVKNAFLQGELQEEVYMTPPPSFEDPLLQERYYA; via the exons ATGCTGATTTCTACACCCTCACTTACGACCAAATaccctcaacaacaacaaagatccGAGAGCCAATCTCACTCAAAGGATGAACAAGGACAAGCCGGCTCATCAAAGAGTGGAAAGGAGACAGCATCCGGTGACTTTGTGAGAAAATCAGACTTGGAAGCGTTCTTCAAGTCCTTGGCTCTCAAAGAGTCCGACGGTAAAACTTTCTTAACCCTTAGTCCTAAGAGTTCTCTAGTTGTTGATTCGGGTGCTTCAcatcatatgattagtaactCGAATATCTTAAGCAATATTGAACCGGCTAATGGGAATGTTATAATAGCTAATGGGGATAAAATACCAGTCCAACGAATTGGTAATCTAAAGCTATTTAATAAAGACTCCAAGGCATTTTATATGCCTAAATTCACTTCTAACCTTCTATCGGTAAAGAGGGCAACTAATGATCTTAATTGTTATGCAATCTTTGGGCCTAATGATGTTtactttcaggatattgagactggaaaaCTAATAGGAGAAGGTGGTTCAAAGGATGATCTTTATGTTCTTGAAGACACCTCTCTTAAATCATCAAGCTCGCCTTATGTTTCTTGTTTAGGTGTTTCTTTTAATGTtatgtggcatgctagattagGTCATCCTCATTCTCGAGCCCTTGAATTGATGATACCTAATGTTTCGTTTAATCACTCTAGttgtgaggcttgtattcttggtaaacattgtaAGACTGTTTTCTCTAAGTCCACTACCTTTTATGAAATATGCTTTGACTTAGTTCATTTTGATGTGTGGACTTCTCCATGTGTTTCTAGGGATtgtaacaa GGATGTCAAGTTTCTTGAAGAACAAGGCTACTTTGACAAGAAAGATTGGGATGATCTCAAGGATCTTGCAAATCCTACTGATCGATCCGCCAGTCTCAAGTTCTTACTCGATCACCTTGGCGTCTCCATACATCAAAACCTAAATGTGTCTCAGGATACTCCACCTGACTCGACT GCGCCAGAAGGGGAGAACATACTTGGGTCGACACAGGAGGAACAAGTTCTCCAGCCGGTTAACATCTCTGAGCCGACGCCACAACCATTGAGAAGAAATCAAAGGATCCGATCACATGAACAACAAGCCGCTGAGCCGACGCCACAACCATTGAGAAGAGGCCAAAGACTCAAATCTCATCCAAAAGTATACTACAATAACCACGCGGTTGCTCATCCAATTCAAGCTGTATGCTCTCTTGCACTACTACCGGCCGATCATCAGGCGTTTCTCAGCAAAATCGATGAACACCATATCCCTAGTACCTATGAGGAAGCCAAGGAAAGTAAGGAGTGGTTGAATGCTGTTGATGATGAGGTTGGAGCAATGGAGCATAATCATACTTGGGATGAATCCGATCTTCCACCAGGAAAAGGGGCTGTAAGCTCCAAATGGGTATTCACCATCAAGTATTTGAGCAACGGGGAAATTGAGAGATACAAAGCTCGACTTGTCGCTCGCGGCTTCACACAAAACTATGGGGAAGATTATAGAGACACTTTTGCACCGGTAGCAAAATTACATACG atggatgtcaaaaacGCCTTCCTACAAGGAGAACTACAAGAGGAAGTGTATATGACACCACCACCAAGTTTTGAAGACCCATTACTCCAGGAAAGGTATTACGCTTGA